The Arachis duranensis cultivar V14167 chromosome 9, aradu.V14167.gnm2.J7QH, whole genome shotgun sequence genomic sequence ATAATCAAactcatcaatcatcaaatcATCAACAAATCATCACATACCATCATTCAAATCCAAACCTagcctatgggtcactagcctaagtgttcatgaatattatatactacatagaaaAAACTGAAACCATACATTAGTCGATCCCCAATATGCACCAAAACCCCAAATTGAGCCCAAGATAAGATTTCAAGCACAATCTAAGCCACTAAGAATCTCCAACAAGCATCAACAATCATCAACAAGCTCCAAACATCACCATAATCAAGCTATATATACATAAACCATCataaatcaacctagggctcattataattgaaatttCACAAGAGTTTCAATGCCTCTTACCTTGCCCAATAGTTTTGGAAGCCAAAACCAACATCAATCAAAGGCTAGAATgtacctaaacacccaaaaattacaaaacctcACTTAgtcaaaatcctaaaaaattgaaactttgaGGAGAAGCatagaaaatatttcatggttacctctctattttttatatgggttttgtagagctctttacaaggaacgcgtggccgcaaacggtgtgGCGATCGaagctctgtagctcaagatatgagctcgTGAAGATTGAAGTGAATAGTGAAAATGGaggttctcttcttctccttctcagctgggtgtgtgtgtgtttgagtgtgttgtgagtgtttgggttcattaataattatatatgttgggtttgGACCCAACTTGGACTCGGTCCAACTCGTTAACATTTTTAgctttgggccaaacctttaacaCTAACGCACGGTTTttcatttctaatatttttctaaagttTTCGACTGCTTCACTGCTTCTCGCACAGCACCGAGCAGACAtgaaccggttcaaccggttcgacTGCCGGTTTGCAATTTTTCACGGTTTTTTGTTAGAAAACACTTTTTCTGACTCGAAAGGACCTACTGAgtctaaaaatcatatttaaatccccAATTCTCATCCTAACTTTCCAGAATTTAATTTGggcatttaaattattttattcgtGAAAACTCGGGTTCTTACATTATATGTTAAGATAAATCTTTGTAAGCAACCCGGCCTAATAGGTCCCTCTGTGGCCGATGTATTCTTAGAAAGCAACTTTCTCAATGGAATTACTATCATATTTATGCtcgttttctttttgtttccatctcttttctatttctttagttttttactttgttattcctaatatatcaaaatatgTTTGTACTATTTGCTCGCCTTTTcctaaatattttatgaaaagagatttataaaattcttaatataattttgtgtttctaATTATTTTAGAAAGTCTTATTGTCTcacttttcctttcttatttaataaaaataatggtcttaataaaaataactaaatgaaaatgtatactaattaaattgatataagtaaaataatattaaaagagTATTAATATTCAATGTTTATAAGTTGATATaccaaaactaatttttttaaagttttattcttaaatttttagaaattacatTTTAAATCCCAAGTTtgtaagtatttatttttatcccaatattttttagaaaaatatcaattaaatctcacatattttaatatttataaaagtaattcataatttttataaaatatcactatttatcttttaactcttactttttattcaaaatactccaaaaattttatatttataaaataaatctcaacttttgtcaaaatataatttcattcTCAAAATAATAATGTTGATGACAAACACAACTTTTAAAACCTAAAAATCCTATATTAAAATctgtttgaaaatatatatgattttaaatCTGTTTTTGAACTTTACGGTTACcaattttttaccttttttagtTAATCTTTCGGCCATCAAACGTCATCAATTTTTCTCAACAATTCTCATTCATAACCATCctaaaatcatcaaaataacCGCAACTTGGTTGTTCTTCATGGCCGAACCACAATTCACAagtaacaacaataattcaacaaaattttaacataaactTAATCAAATTCAATCAATAATCAACCAAACCAACAATCACTTATCACATTAATATTTAATTGGTGAAAAATTACCAAACTCATACTTCTGTACGAAATTACAATAACTGAAACTAGAGAAAGCTCCTGAATGAGAAATTGAAGACGAAAATCTCAAAAATCAATTACTCCCTCCAACTCTTCAATTTGGTCGAGACATGCAAGGAGAACAGTGGCTTCTTTGTCGACTTCTCTCAATCAAAAGTGACATCAACGTAAAGAGATGAAAGATATGAACATTTTAATTAGTTCAAAATTTTGCCGGGAGCTACGTATCTCAAGAAATCAAGTTCAAAAGGTTTTTGGTGTCATGGTTTCTCGTTCTTCTCACTCACGACATTCtgtctctttttttctttagtgGTTCCGTTAAAGAGATGcaaatgatgatgattaatggtGATCATGATGACTAATATGGTTTGGTGGTACATGGGGGTTGGGTGTTACCTTTTTTGGTTGATGAGTCAGTGATTCAAATTATAACTATTTTAAAtggataattataaaaaatggcTATATTAAAACATAAGTAATAAATATATAGGGTTAAATATATGAGTTACTGATATAAATGCCATTAGTAACTTAATGATAAAAGGTATATGATGGATCATTAGCAACTCTAAGCTCATCAAAGAGTACTGATATTTACTTATATCGGCGAATATCTaacttgataataataatattattattattatctaaacTCTATTATAATTATAgcatgtaaaataaattaataacataataataaaattatattatcatttattttatttcgaaATTCGGAATCGACTAATCGAAATAAAACTATTGCTGAAAATAACATTTTCTGAAAAACATTGTGTTGGCATAAAAATTCAGGTTGTTATAGGAGACAACGACTAAGAAAGACTAAATTAAACatttgtattgtatttaatgtaaaatatacttAACTGAGTTATGTCTCAATATTAGGTTtagtttaagataaataaagatTGAAGAGTAGATTTggaatttaaaaagttaaatgagtgtgtttaaaaaaaattattaaaatcttAATCTCTTTAGTCTTCTgtgttcttaatttttaaagatagtgatagaattaaaattttgtgttctaatactgaaattttaatttcaatcttTAGCCACAAAACAAAATACTAAATTCTAAGTCTCTAAAAACAAATACTCCTTAAAGTttgaaatcatatttttttagtatatagGCTCGTTTTATAGAAAAGATCcaaaaatcttttcaattttgattagcaaatatttgagatttttttttttactgaaatTGGCAGTTATtccacttaattaattttaggaTCCAATTTTCAGAATAATATTTCCATCTTTGAATTGTAATTTTAATAAGTGTAGGGATTGGATCAGTAAATTTTACCCCCATCACAATTTAGTAAGATGAATGCAGAAAGCACTAAATTGCTACATTCTACGAGGAGTTACCATGAGGCACAATCAGGATAAAAAACCTTTAATCATTTCTAATTCCAAAGTCTAACAGTGCATGTGCggtcaacaacaaaaaattattgacaAGAGTATTATTTCACTTATATTCTTTACTAAGGAaaacatttttattatcaatGAACTATTACTTAAATTACATAATTTTCCCATCCTTACCTAAAAGTCTGAAATTCGAATCTGTAGTAATGTCTACTAAATTCGATTAGATTATAAATTGTGCATAAATCACAATATCATACAACAAaatctttatgttttctttttagttATTCAACTAAAACATCTGTACAATTTAAAACAATTTCTTTATTATGCAactaaaaatttatgtatttttttgttttattttttcgtcAAAAtactcctcttcctcctcagTCTCTcggaagaaaaacaagaaaaaaaaaacaattagaaataataataaaaaaacacagaagttgaaaaaaaaaaatttagtatgtAATTTGCGCACACATTGTGTAAATAATTTTAGCTGGGCGCCTGGGCCAATAAATTATTGAGCTAACTTGGTTAGATTTAATTAATCTAACCAAAAAGATTTGTTCATGCGAAACTAAATAGTAGTGTCAAAACAAATGTTTACTCTCTATTTCTCTAGTGATGTCTAATAAATTTATCTCTTCATTAGTAGATAAAAAAGGCAGGTGATCCTTACCTTATCAGAAATCATACCTACTTCGTAAGGAAAAATGATAAATTCATTTTAACTGTCTCTATAATACAAAATCTGACAAGCGACAACATACCATCAATATCGTATAGAAAATATCTGATGCTTCATCACCTTCAATTGTTCAACATGCTCAATAAACTTGAACAGAACAATTTAGTTTAAGACCCAATTTCGACAAAGGCAGTGAACCTTTGAAAGAGAAGCCATGTAATCATCAGACCTGCATGAAAAACAAGCTTCATCTTCTGTCCAGGTAGCTAAGCCATTTGTttgaattcgaaaaaaaaaatcaaacctttGTCCATAAGGAGACTGGCATGCAGCTACCATATGAATTTTAGCAGCATCTGTTTCATTCTGCAATTtggaaaaattattaatatgcATTCAGAAATTCACAACTCCTTGTTGCGTTTGTAGCACTTGGTAATGAGTGTTACCAAAAGTTTTATGAGCTTATCCTAAAATATTAGAGTATAGGTTCAACTTTGTTCCTAAGATTGTAAGCATGATCCAATTTAGAGGTtcaattttattgaataaatgttcatatTCACCCCTCACATGCTGTGTTAATAATATGGTCTACAGGTCTAGTCTATGGAGAAGAATGTGTGAGGCTCTAAGTTGTACAAATTACCTGTACTCGGTGCGAATACGGATAcgggataaaaaataaaaaaatacgcATACGACAGTAAATACAAgtaaattttacaaattttttaaaataaatagtattgtTTTAACTAATAAAGTATGCTTTATGACAAATTTAATTgatcttaaattaaaaactaaacatTTAAATAGTCTAAATCGTCAACTTAAATTCTTAAATTGCACATCTAAATAGTTttgaaataaaatgaataaataaataaataaaatgtactCAAAACGACTAATTTTGAACTAATTTGAACAGAAAAGACAGACCCAGCCATAACCAATACGTACCAAAAtctatttttatgtaaaacaATTTTTGTTTGTTAAATACGTATCCAAGTATACCGAATGCATAAGCAAAATTGCCGTACCTGTGCAACATAGGTGAGGCTTGCAAGATGAatctaaaattttcattatCAATATTGGCATCAATCATTATGCTAAACAGAGCCATTTAACATGTTTAAGATCGAGTACTAGTTGTGCGAAGTATGTAAGTTTTAGAAGTTACAAGCAAATACCTGTGATTCATAATAAAGCCCAGCATATAGCGAAGCATAAAAGAATTCATTTGTTCTTCCACTGGAGAATGCAGCAACAAGCTAGGAGGCAGATCAAATCGCACGTGTTAGATTGCATTTTGTAAAGGCAAGAAGTATATCAGACATAGATATCAACATTTTGATAGCCTTTTGTGTAAGGAACTAAGTACAGACAGATAGATAGCATAAAACTTCTTAAAAGTTTATGGttccaataattataaacaatgaaaaagaaaaattgttaaGATGTGAAATCTGATTATATGTTAAATTCTAACTATCTTAAGTTgagttggtcgagtggtcagctTACTCGTCCGTTTAAACAAGTGTCGGAGGTTCAAATCCTATCTTGTGTATACAGCAACTCATTGACCAGCGGtagacccttaaatggagctcagatctGCGATggattagtccttgacctgTCCGGTTAAGGGATACCGTAGGCAATCGAAAAAACCATCTAATTGTATTAACTAAATCCCGAGAGTGTATAAAGGCTTATTCGTATTTGCAAATTTGATTTAACTAATTCCAAGTTGAAAGTTTTACTTTCTGATTGAGATCCAGCAAAAGGTTACATGTTTACATGGGTTACTAGGAAGAAGAGAAGTAGGATTAGGAAATTATTAAGTACTCACTCTCCTTTAGATTCTTAAGCTATTAGACCAAGACTTACAAAAAGATTTTATATCTAAACATCTATTCCCTTAAGGACCTCTGCGCTAGAAGAGTTAAAAATGTACAAGCCAGTTCTACCTTATGTTGAAACTGAACTTTTATTGAAGAATGGGGCTGCAATAATCAAACTCCACTGTTTTTCCATAAAGACTATCATGCTACATCAAGGACCAGCAGTTCAAAAAGCTTGAACTATTAAGCAAAACTGATAATGCCGTTCATATCTAATACAACAATTGCATCataatttttaatcaaaaaGACATCAAATCACACCTTCTCTGGATCCCCACCATCTTTAAACATATTGTATGCTTCACGCATGACTGGTCTTGGGTCTCTGCCAACCTGAATTGATTGAGAAACAAAATCGCTTGAACATTCACATATTCGTTTTTCTTGTTAAATTCCAGTAACAGAATTAATGACTCACCTCAAGATATCGCTTCCGTGCTTCATCCACTCCATACAGTTGAGCTTCACAGAGAAAGCACCATATGGACTCTTCGGTATCATTTGGATTTTGTGCAACATCTAGCCGAAACTGCTCAGC encodes the following:
- the LOC107465709 gene encoding uncharacterized protein LOC107465709 codes for the protein MSLTHFHLVSPHSLHLLHTPSSPSLLPFKAAAPIFPSHNPSLSSTLSRRLFLLPSVSVSGIWDAITGAGNNNPRDAVLAIRRGMSLFIQGDVSGSLVEFDRAIELDPRQKAYLWQRGLSLYYLDRFEEGAEQFRLDVAQNPNDTEESIWCFLCEAQLYGVDEARKRYLEVGRDPRPVMREAYNMFKDGGDPEKLVAAFSSGRTNEFFYASLYAGLYYESQNETDAAKIHMVAACQSPYGQRSDDYMASLSKVHCLCRNWVLN